A window from Plasmodium relictum strain SGS1 genome assembly, chromosome: 7 encodes these proteins:
- a CDS encoding zinc binding protein, putative has protein sequence MGRSKVRKIKPKKKKPIKLETQFNCPFCSYKKSIDIKMHRSKGIGELNCLKCGVKYVNQITNLDECIDVYSEWVDKCLDVNKKGCNEIYFNEELESFNNLEEKSIIDNTSS, from the exons ATGGGTAGAAGTAAagttagaaaaattaaaccaaaaaaaaaaaaaccaatAAAACTGGAAACGCAGTTTAATTGCCCTTTTTGTAGTTATAAGAAATCAAttgatataaaaat gcaTAGATCAAAAGGAATAGGTGAATTAAATTGTTTAAAATGTGGAGTAAAATATGTAAATCAAATAACTAATTTAGATGAATGTATTGATGTATATAGTGAATGGGTAGATAAGTGTCTAGAcgttaataaaaaaggatgtaatgaaatttattttaatgaagaATTGGAATCTTTTAATAACTTAGAGGAAAAATCAATTATTGATAATACTTCCagttaa
- a CDS encoding transporter, putative, with translation MDSTETKKVHISEVSEEGIVNKLKINRWVGLVLYSVVASIATFVHGGFSGWQPIIYKTGAFSELCTPEDDVQIFRVDAGITYNSCGNRDAAINNLFTLSFFVHFFLSSLSGYILDTFGEKACFLLGQAILTTAFMSLIIFKISYIWYVFFFLLGVSADLSFIPLLKISKFFPSKESLIFGILGSARSTGFAIGLVLKYTFFYTFNFKDDEFYVLCIFYISTCILFSLMVGILIMPGKQKDKQLNNEGATGSSITDNKNHVGVLNKMESLESVEKKNKKEENETFGEKLRKLWNHPQKWEYLLVVFICSSNMIRFDYFIKTNRSFFIWGNHDLTTIFSLLTVLSFLPSPFFGFISGKFGSVYGILINNLFILLTYVFVLFSSVYLRILSIFLFFLFISFAFSCFYCYVNEKYPKEHFGKLCGLMFAISALCLVVNFYLTYLTNVVYVYLGERKQVPVTIGLIIFGLVALMCCIYLKISERIKENELNNGKKEISQQN, from the coding sequence atggaTTCTACTGAAACTAAGAAAGTTCATATATCTGAAGTAAGTGAAGAAGGGATagttaataaattaaaaataaataggtGGGTTGGTTTGGTCTTATATTCTGTTGTTGCTTCAATTGCTACATTTGTTCATGGTGGGTTTAGTGGTTGGCAAcctataatttataaaacgGGAGCATTTAGCGAGTTGTGCACTCCAGAAGATGATGTTCAAATATTTCGTGTTGATGCCGGCATTACTTATAATTCATGTGGGAATAGAGATGCAgctataaataatttatttaccttatctttttttgttcatttctttttatcttcattaaGTGGGTACATTTTAGACACATTTGGAGAAAAGGCATGTTTTTTGCTTGGTCAAGCAATTTTAACAACTGCTTTTATgtcattaattatttttaaaatatcatatatatggtatgtgtttttttttttacttggTGTATCAGCAGATTTATCTTTTATCccacttttaaaaatatccaAGTTTTTTCCTAGTAAGGAATCTCTTATATTTGGTATATTGGGATCAGCAAGATCAACCGGTTTTGCTATTGGTTTagttttaaaatatacatttttctatacttttaattttaaggATGATgaattttatgttttatgcattttttatattagcaCATGCATACTGTTTTCTTTGATGGTTGGAATTTTGATTATGCCTGGGAAACAAAAAGATAAACAACTAAATAACGAAGGAGCAACAGGATCTTCTATTACTGACAATAAAAATCATGTAGGTGTATTAAACAAAATGGAAAGTTTAGAAAgtgtagaaaaaaaaaataaaaaagaagaaaatgaaacatTTGGAGAAAAGTTAAGAAAATTATGGAATCATCCACAAAAATGGGAATATTTATTAGTTGTATTTATATGTAGTTCTAATATGATAAGATttgattattttattaaaacaaatagatctttttttatttgggGAAATCATGATCTTACaactatattttctttattgaCTGTTTTATCTTTTCTTCCTTCTCCATTTTTTGGTTTTATATCAGGAAAATTTGGTTCAGTTTATGGAAtactaataaataatttgttcatattattaacatatgtttttgtattatttagTAGTGTATATCTTAGgattttatcaatttttttgtttttcctttttatatcttttgcTTTTTCATGTTTTTACTGTTATGTGAACGAAAAATACCCAAAGGAGCATTTTGGAAAGTTATGTGGATTAATGTTTGCTATTAGTGCATTGTGTTTAgttgttaatttttatttaacttaTTTAACTAATGTAGTATATGTTTATTTAGGGGAAAGAAAACAAGTTCCTGTAACTATCGGATTGATAATTTTTGGGCTTGTTGCTTTAATGTGTtgcatatatttaaaaatatcagAAAGAATAAAGGAAAATGAACTTAATAatggaaaaaaagaaataagtcaacaaaattaa
- a CDS encoding GINS complex subunit Psf3, putative has product MNEEIIKNIKLNNNFLEFEEIIKDINTPFNFIDLVEIPCIPIVDLYGLSLLNNEAYLEYKSGLREDKLNADDEIKLTLFFAVKLYKKNIIRIKFPSYYDIIETLKFDPVSVTIGLFNQFYFETAYELCNLLPVNEWPSSNFYNILRKAEKTRIHFLINNKTKLNSYFLEGLTNKEKKIYKYFLEGTSKEREMLNKETTLFYFYEKDKC; this is encoded by the coding sequence atgaatgaagaaataattaaaaatataaaattaaataataattttttagaatttgaagaaattataaaagatataaatacaccatttaattttattgatTTAGTAGAAATTCCTTGTATACCCATAGTAGATTTATATGGATTGTCactattaaataatgaagcATATTTAGAATATAAAAGTGGTTTGAGAGAAGATAAATTGAATGCAgatgatgaaataaaattaactttattttttgctgtaaaattatataaaaaaaatattatacgAATTAAATTTCCTTCTTATTATGATATTATTGAAACACTAAAATTTGATCCAGTATCCGTTACAATTGGATTATTTAAccaattttattttgaaacGGCATATGAATTATGTAACTTGTTGCCAGTTAATGAATGGCCATCATCAAACTTTTACAACATATTGAGAAAAGCAGAAAAAACGAGAATACATTTTCTTATTAATAACAAAACAAAActtaattcttattttttagaaGGCTTaacaaataaagaaaaaaaaatttacaaatattTTCTTGAAGGAACATCTAAGGAAAGAGAAATGttaaataaagaaacaacattattctatttttatgaaaaagacAAATGTTAA
- a CDS encoding BSD-domain protein, putative — protein MYSLWKEVSDQIKKKAEDLNNTFQELNINNTSKDNGKNKDYKLNENDSDKALKGSIHEKLNLINNKYLNKDFYELQYYNNKFINGFNNIKKMVGDIYKDKLNNLNNLNNDDTDKKKLYLSKIVPWKKADIMISKIYRKKFEEGFPINLPDNNLNNEVYEKILKLNLDRNRILNTNILENYNFNWIKKKEQSEKIMQEDENLITTKSFLVPSYMSEMDFWKSYFFNIDIIYNEIADEIYENKKNILMSYDSEYPSSSLKSKPEYQKNDHLINENAVNNLKYEHIRNISENKNNLNSFKIEDKLNNMNEVNNTNNFRKENSLNFEDEINKQNFKIENDINNVKKKNNICKVNNDINIDSLSSLDKLSYSENRKIKEDCFNFNERDNNADITLKNNLKNNVKELRENNHISGKHVSTSVDEENYVKKAEINGLNIYMDNDIYLNLREKSNNFSKFLNNTDHYDKKEYTSFSSDEKKNYDNMLYENFIISEKNIEENVKKNENIPIKGKCDNISLNEKNNKMDSSLSISEYNLKLLEEIKQSNKKEYKNDDQNNSCGFLSSDIDSNEVKTNIYSTYEWNGKTSNDPNVNSQDKENNNILNFISCTNENIVIENHQHKEIKNDYKNTTKNEIENVVTSNNKDNVNMEIKSYDLNEKKGIKSEKEYEKSNKSTNKNMPEDVYRENKSFHNNMNDNKTFKEFKNNENCFESECIIIKNDINNFELKENSNTQSCNILNKINNINITANKNDDERKKSNTNMSKVNTLLINNQGLLNTNENHSNDKYFLKEYNDSMLPDNSFDASNNVINEKINVKQKELSINDNDITLIEPLKTENYLKEDFYFDNLNNSTNFRNIEETKENVNFNVDDLINLSANKGKYDSDNFLKSSDINIDEINFGDDLEFDFNSSKFNVEELEQFEKDLLNT, from the coding sequence atgTATTCCTTATGGAAAGAGGTTAGTGAtcagataaaaaaaaaagcagaGGATTTAAATAACACTTTTCAAGAattgaatataaataatacatCAAAAGATAATGGAAAGAACAAagattataaattaaatgaaaatgattcGGATAAAGCATTGAAAGGTAGTATACATGAGAAATTAaacttaataaataataaataccTAAATAAGGATTTCTATGAATtacaatattataataataaatttataaatggatttaataatataaaaaaaatggttggtgatatatataaagataaattaaataatttaaataatttaaataatgatgatacagataaaaaaaaattgtatttgTCAAAAATTGTACCATGGAAAAAAGCAGACATTATGATTTCCAAAATATACAGAAAGAAATTTGAAGAAGGGTTTCCTATAAATTTACctgataataatttaaataatgaagtttatgaaaaaatattaaaattaaatttagaCAGGAATAGAATTTTGAATACtaatattttagaaaattataattttaattggatcaaaaaaaaagaacaaagCGAAAAAATTATGCAAGAAgatgaaaatttaataacTACTAAAAGTTTTTTAGTTCCATCATATATGTCTGAGATGGATTTTTGgaaatcatatttttttaatatagatataatatataatgaaattgCCGAtgaaatttatgaaaataaaaagaatattttaatgaGCTATGATTCTGAATATCCATCAAGTAGCTTAAAAAGTAAACCagaatatcaaaaaaatgaccatttaataaatgaaaatgcaGTGAATAATTTGAAGTACGAAcatataagaaatatatcagaaaataagaataatttaaatagtttTAAGATAgaagataaattaaataatatgaatgaaGTAAATAATACAAACAATTTCAGAAAGGAAAATTCCTTAAATTTTgaagatgaaataaataagcaaaattttaaaattgaaaatgaCATAAACaatgtgaaaaaaaaaaataacatatgCAAAGTAAATAATGACATTAATATAGACAGTTTAAGCAGTTTAGATAAATTAAGTTATTcagaaaatagaaaaatcaAAGAAGactgttttaattttaatgaaagaGATAATAATGCTGATATTAcattgaaaaataatttaaagaataatgTAAAGGAATTAAGAGAAAATAATCACATTTCAGGTAAGCATGTATCTACATCGGTTGATGAAGAAAATTACGTAAAAAAAGCAGAAATAAATggtttaaatatttatatggataatgatatatatttaaatttaagagAAAAgtcaaataatttttccaAGTTTTTGAATAATACTGATCACTATGATAAAAAAGAGTAcacttcattttcttctgatgaaaaaaaaaattatgacaATATgttatatgaaaattttattatttctgagaaaaatatagaagaaaatgtgaagaaaaatgaaaatattccTATAAAAGGAAAATGTGATAACATTAGTTTGAATGAGAAGAACAACAAAATGGATTCATCGTTAAGCATTTCAGAAtacaatttaaaattattggaGGAAATTAAACaatctaataaaaaagagtACAAAAATGACGATCAAAATAATTCATGTGGATTTTTATCTTCTGATATCGACTCAAATGAAGTAAAAACTAATATCTATTCTACTTATGAATGGAATGGCAAAACTTCTAATGATCCTAATGTAAATAGTCaggataaagaaaataataatattctcAATTTCATTAGTTGtacaaatgaaaatattgtaATAGAAAATCATCAACATaaggaaattaaaaatgattataaaaatactacaaaaaatgaaatagaaaatgtAGTTACatctaataataaagataatgtaaatatggaaataaaaagttatgATTTGAATGAAAAGAAAGGAATAAAATCAGAAAAAGAATATGAGAAAAGTAATAAAAGTACAAATAAGAACATGCCGGAAGATGTATATAGAGAAAATAAATCATTTCACAACAATATGaatgataataaaacatTCAaggaatttaaaaataacgaAAACTGTTTCGAGTCTGaatgtattattataaaaaatgatataaataattttgaattaaaagaaaatagtaATACACAATCATGTAATATTCTCAATAAGATtaacaatataaatattacgGCTAATAAGAATGAtgatgaaagaaaaaaaagcaatACTAATATGAGCAAAGTAAATAcccttttaataaataatcaaGGTCTCCTTAATACTAATGAAAATCATTCAAATGACAAATATTTCTTAAAGGAGTATAATGATTCTATGTTACCAGATAATAGTTTTGATGCATCTAATAAtgtaataaatgaaaaaataaatgtaaaacAAAAAGAACTTTCTATTAATGATAATGATATCACATTAATAGAACCATTAAAGACAGAAAATTACTTGAAAgaagatttttattttgataatttgAATAACTCCACTAATTTCAGAAATATTGAAGaaacaaaagaaaatgtaaattttaatgtagatgatttaataaatttatcagCTAATAAGGGAAAATATGACtcagataattttttaaaatcaagtgatataaatatagatgaaataaattttgGGGATGATTTGGAGTTTGATTTTAATTCGAGCAAATTTAATGTAGAAGAATTGGAGCAATTTGAAAAAGATCTTTTAAATACATGA
- the NDH2 gene encoding type II NADH:ubiquinone oxidoreductase, putative: MLVKNGKNGISNLIRKIRSVQENKWNNEIKKINNKNREKVVILGSGWGGIHFLINIDFKKYDVTLVSPRNYFTFTPLLPCLCSGTLSVNVCTESIRNFLKKNGSVGNYLQLKCTDIIYKDNYIKCKDNDNNEMKINYDYLIIAVGAKTNSFNIKGVDKFAFYVKDVDDALRIRRTFLENLEKCSLPNTSNEMKKKLLHVVVVGGGPTGVEVAAEFADFINKEVKKNYEDIFNFISISIIEGGNNLLPTFTKNISDFTKYNFRNLNVNVLTNYYVTEVNENDFYIQSSIDKNDKKNFPYGILIWASGLAQTPLVNDFLKKIPQQINNKILNVDSQLRVIGVEHNNIYAIGDCKKIHPLQLHDYTSEIIDSLNFSKLTSDTLKSKADELSEVFPQVSKLKWDYEKNKKGEMNEQEFHEYLCQIDKNYKSPAPTAQNAKQEAYYLSNVFNNFLTRDNKLIVPSFIEKWKGSLAYIGNHQVVAHLPFYEITGGIFSFTFWRAVYIQLLITWKSRFSFFFDCIRTKFYGRPFIK; encoded by the coding sequence ATGTTAgtaaaaaatggaaaaaatggaattagtaatttaataagaaaaataagaagtgttcaagaaaataaatggaataatgaaataaaaaaaattaataataagaatAGAGAAAAGGTAGTCATTTTAGGTTCTGGATGGGGTggaatacattttttaataaatattgattttaaaaaatacgaTGTAACTTTAGTTTCTCCtagaaattattttacttttactCCTTTATTACCTTGTTTATGTAGTGGTACACTAAGCGTAAATGTATGCACAGAAAGTATTAgaaactttttaaaaaaaaatggatcAGTTGGTAATTACTTACAATTAAAGTGTActgatattatttataaagataATTACATAAAATGCAAAGATAATGACAATAATGAAATGAAGATAAATTATGATTATCTAATAATAGCTGTAGGTGCAAAAActaattcatttaatattaaagGAGTAGATAAATTTGCTTTTTATGTTAAAGATGTAGATGATGCTTTGAGAATAAGAAGAacatttttagaaaatttagaaaaatgcTCATTACCTAATACGTCAAAtgaaatgaagaaaaaactTCTTCATGTTGTAGTTGTAGGAGGAGGGCCAACTGGAGTAGAAGTAGCAGCAGAATTTGCTGATTTTATTAACAaagaagttaaaaaaaattatgaagatatttttaattttatatctatTAGTATTATTGAAGGAGGAAATAATTTACTTCCTACTTTcactaaaaatatttctgatttcacaaaatataattttcgAAATTTAAATGTAAATGTGCTTACTAATTATTATGTAACGGAAGTGAATGAAAATGATTTCTACATTCAGTCAAGtattgataaaaatgataaaaagaattttccTTACGGAATTCTTATTTGGGCTAGTGGATTAGCACAAACTCCTCTTGTTAAtgatttcttaaaaaaaatacctcaacaaattaataacaaaatattaAACGTAGATTCTCAGCTAAGGGTTATTGGAGTTGaacataataatatttatgcaATTGGAGattgtaaaaaaattcatcCATTACAATTGCATGATTACACAAGCGAAATTATTGATTCTTTAAATTTCTCAAAGTTAACATCTGATACATTAAAATCAAAGGCAGACGAATTATCGGAGGTATTTCCTCAAGTAAGTAAACTTAAATGggattatgaaaaaaataaaaaaggagaaaTGAATGAACAAGAATTCCATGAATATTTATGtcaaatagataaaaattacAAGTCTCCAGCACCTACGGCTCAAAATGCTAAACAAGAAGCTTATTATTTATCAAatgtatttaataattttctaacaagagataataaattaattgtaCCAtcttttatagaaaaatggAAAGGATCTTTAGCTTATATAGGAAATCATCAAGTAGTTGCACATCTCCCCTTTTATGAAATTACAGGAggaattttttcttttactttttGGAGAGCTGTTTATATTCAATTATTAATAACTTGGAAATCAagattttcatttttttttgattgcATTAGAACAAAATTTTATGGAAGaccatttattaaataa
- the UBC9 gene encoding SUMO-conjugating enzyme UBC9, putative, with the protein MSIAKKRLAQERAEWRKDHPAGFSAKYSPMSDGKGLDIMKWICKIPGKKGGLWEGGEYPLTMEFTEDYPSKPPKCKFTTVLFHPNIYPSGTVCLSILNEDEDWKPSITIKQILLGIQDLLDNPNPNSPAQAEPFLLYQQDRESYEKKVKKQALEFRPKD; encoded by the exons ATGTCTATTGCTAAGAAAAGATTAGCTCAAGAGAGAGCAGAATGGAGAAAAGACCATCCTGCTGGGTTCTCAGCCAAATATAGTCCTATGAGTGATGGTAAAGGTTTAGATATAATGAAATGGATATGTAAAATACCAGGAAAAAAg gGAGGTTTATGGGAAGGTGGAGAATACCCTTTAACGATGGAATTTACAGAAGATTACCCAAGCAAACCACCTAAATGTAAATTTACTACTGTGCTTTTTCATCCTAACATATATCCATCAg gaACAGTATGTTTATCAATATtaaatgaagatgaagattGGAAACCATCAATAACAATTAAACAAATTCTTTTAGGAATTCAA gatTTATTAGATAACCCCAACCCCAATTCACCTGCTCAAGCAGAaccttttcttttatatcaaCAAGACAGAGAAtcttatgaaaaaaaagtgaaaaagcAGGCATTAGAATTTAGACCAAAGGATTAA